The Phragmites australis chromosome 1, lpPhrAust1.1, whole genome shotgun sequence genomic interval TAACCAGTGTCACTGCGATGCCATTGCAACGGAAATCCAAGCGTGGTATAGTCCATGACTTTTTTGCCTGGAAAGCTCACAATCAATACAGGGTACAATTTGCTAAAAAGAAACTTGCAGGGAGGTAGGGATGCGGTCTACTTACGAGTAAATATTTTTGGGGTCAATTTCATTAAACAAATTGATAAAGAAGCGGATTCCATCTGGACTGACATCCCTGCACAACAGGCCTGAGAGAAAAAACGTTTTAACTGTTCAGTTTCATTTTCAGAACAAGCGCAGCTTCCAAAATATTTGAAAGGTACAGCCATAGCAGACCTTTATTTTCTGCATTTAGAAGATGCTCCTTTGCTAAAGCTGGTGCAATTCCCAGAGTGAATGCGGCATCGCTGGGGCTAACCCCCTTCTGAAGAGCATCCGGCTTTTGTGCAAGTGATGAGATTCTTGCAAATACCTATGTTTATCGAGAAAAATTTTAAGTGTGTGCTAATGTCAAGTGCTAAAACAATGCTAGTGGCAAATGTAGACAAGAAAATAGTGGTGAGAGTATAATCCACTAACAGCGTCAATGCTGATTGGCCACAATGTGTGGTTTAGCACTTCAGCGTAATTCAGGATGCATTTAAGATTGCAGCAAGATTTATTGTTGCGAAGGCGTACCTCTTCATCACTATGTGTCTTGGTCTGGATCACCTTCACTCCACTATCAAATTTCCTGAGCATGACTGGGCTGCTCATTACAAATCAACATCTATAAGCAAAACATCAAAACCATGATTAATGGCTGGTGATGAGCCAGCTGGAAAGACATTTAGATTACTCTTCGCCATTCCCATCATCCTGGATTGTGTGTTCAGACAAGTAGAGACTTTGGTCATTATCAAAAGCATGATATACAATTATACATACACATCAACTTTCTCCCACAGTGAACAAGCTTGCAAAAGATCCTCTGGTGAGATCAACTctagaaacaaataaaaaaattaatttcagaACACGAGTAACAAGGGAATCCCACATAGATAGTCAGTAGCAAAAACACAGACCTGTTCCCCTAGCACGGTTGAAGAGACAATATACATCGACTAGTGCTATCATACCACCAGCTTTCTCAAGTGGTATTCTTACAAAGTCTGCCAGCTAATAATGAATGGACGAAATAAACATTAGAAAGTCTAACTCTTAGTATATTATGCAGCTTAAGGGGAAAAAGAAGGTTATGAAACAGTATCTTTCAGGCTAGATGGAAACTCTGTAGGCATGAACAATTTTTGTCCCTGCCTTCCTGCCAATTGAATATACAGGCAAGAGTGTGAATCCTATAGTTTGTTGATGAGTTGATGTTAATAATTGATCTTCCAGAGATTATCTCCTGCAACGTACCCCTACTCGATGGTCTAACTCGTATGTAAGCAGTGTGAAACACTGAAACAGACTATGAAAATAACTACTAATCACTACTCAATAGAAATCGAGGTTCCCAGCAAATGGGGAAAAAACAACTGTTTCTGTCAAACACAAGCAATTTGTTCGGAAGATTACGACTGTGCATTTGCCCTATGGTGACGAAATCCTCAGTTAAACTCTAACCTGCATATGATTTTACAAAATCAGTGCATTACCACTGCCATCCAGTGTTAAGTTACGCCAATTAGTGAAATATTCCACCAGGAAAGCAGTAAAACTACGAACAAGCAAGTCTATTACCTGCAGTGACAACTGTTGATGGTACAAAGCACCGGCAGTTTCTTTTGTTACAGGAGACACAATGCCAACGCTCAGTAGCCAATCCTGCATGTCTTGCTTAGAACCCATCTCTTCATCATTGGAATTCGATTGAGTAGATGAATTCGTTAGTAGCTTTAGCCTCATTTTCTCTGCTAGCTGCATCATCTCCTTAGCTTTGCTCTGGACGAAAAATAGTAATTGAGTTTCAAATAAGAGCATGGTGATCAATCTCAGATGATCGCAGCAAATGCGTGTGGCTCCAACCATGAGGGCGTTGAGATCCTGGAATGCATCCTGCAAGTTCTGCCCCGCGCTCTCCCACGCCTCCTGCTCCATTCGTAGTATCCCCGAAACCCCGACCACGGGCATCCGGATCGCGATATCCTCCTCCGCCGGCGCGGCCCCCTCCGCCACCGGGGCGCCGCTCGCCGGAGCTGCCGCGGGGGCCACCTCCCAGGCCCTCGCGCGGATTGCCTCGAGCAGCCTCCCGAAGAACACATCCACGTCGGTCTTGCACGTCACAACGATGGCGACGACCTCCGATCGCGCGGGGGGCAGGGAGATCTGGAGGCGGATGCGGTGGTGgtgcgacgaggaggaggaggacgaggaggagaagagcGAGCGGAGGGGGTTGTGGCTGTGCCTGCGGTGGGGAGGGTAGGCATGGACAACGGAGGCGAGCGGGAGGGCGCGCGCGGAGCGGGAGGGCTcgtggaggaagaagaggcggTGGGAAGTGAGCGCGAGGAGGCAGCCGCGGAGGGGCTCGAGGCGCGGGTTCTCCTCAGGCTCGAGGTCCACGAGCGGGAGGAGGTTCCGCTCCACCTCGCCGGCGGACAGCACCGGGCGGCCGGACGCTGTCACGGCCGCGGACGGCAGCCAGTCGGCTGCGGGAGCAGACATGGTGCTGGTGATCTCTGGTCTGGTGCCgcggttgattttttttttttttttggttgcacTGAAGctcctttttgttttttgagaTGAGATCCACTGAAGTTCAAGTTCCTTATTTGGGTACACCATGATACAactctgatttttttctccagaTTTTCTGTGCGTTAGTGATTAAAATCTTTTGAGGAAAACAGTCCAATTTCTCACCTTTAAATTTTCTTAAAGATACACCATATCCGTCCAATTTACTTATCGCTTCGGACATCGATATTATCTTCAACATGTCTCTAGTCATTACTTTTTATAAGCATTTGTTAGCGATAGCAATTGAAAACATAACCAtgtgaaagtatttttatgACAAATCTGCTGATAGTACTTTGATGTTACAAATCTTTACACTATTATGTATAATAATTgtcaaagtttttaaagtttgaaGGTGTGTGTCCTTAAACATCATTTGTTTCATAATGGAAggagtatatattttattcatttaCTATGACTATAATGAGAATGGTGTATTGGTGGTTTCAATCGATCCATTAGCTCTACAATTAGTATAGATAACAATGTTTCGATTAGTGTGTGAAGGACTAAGTAGCTAGTTACGAGCTATGTAAGCATAAGGTGATCAGGGTAGCGCATTCCTTAGTGGGGAGCCATTGAAGAGGAGGGGAGCAAGTGGAGGCATTAAGTGAGATGGAGATGGGGAAGGAGGGACAATCGGGGTCACCGATCATGCATTCGTTGTAGGAGAAAACATGATAGTAAAAGGAGTATATTGTCAAGATGCAAGAGTGACTAGGGTAATGCTAGCAAGGTGGAGGATGGTGCGGAGTCGGGGATTGGTGGAGGAGAGATATGAGTCATTCGATTTAAAGTGAAGGCAAGAAAATTTCATTAATCTTTTTAAAATGTTATTTTTAGGATACTTCCAAATAAACTGCAGCTTTTTGAAAACACGTGGTGCATAGACATACAAAGTATTCCAAGGTTAGCGCATATCTAAAcgaaaactgatttttttttaaaagaaaagaaaagaaaaggaaaactgGAAGTAACCAAATCGACTATTAAATTCAGCTAATTTCCCGTGAGAATGGTGTAGCAACATCTAGTTTTTAACAAGAACATAGAGCTAATAACATGAAATAAATGTGTCTGGCCACCTTAGAACGTAACGTTTTGATCTATATCTTTATGAAGAGTATGGATATATTGAGCTCTCATAACATAACAAGAGGAAACTGTACtttattttgtttatatatGTATAACTATCCAAATCCAATATACGTTTTTCTTCTTGTTCAAAAGGCTATCCGGTATATAGTGAGAAAGGATAAATCAGGGCATCGAACTAGATAACTCATTGCTGAGCGGGTGATCCTGCATCGTCAAGCTCATTCTCTACACGGATCCCCTGGTTCTTGAGGAAACTGGAGTACCAGCGGGCAGAGAGCCTGGCTTGCCTTGGCAGCTCCTCGTCGTCGAAGTCGACGCGGTACAGGCCGTATCGCGACTTGAACCCTGTCAGGTACTCGAAGACGTCCAAGAAGCACCAGGCGAAGTAGCCTTTCACATTGGCCCCATTCCTGCAGAGGAAAATAGCATCAGGATATATCCGTCTGAACAATAGTTCTTCCTGAAAagaactttctttttttttctgaaaaaaatccGAAAAATTCGTGAGAACTGAGAAGGCAACTGCCTGACATGACATTGCTGAGTTTCGTTTGTAGTCTGACATCTCTCACCTTAGTGCAGTCAGTGTGCTCTCTATGTGTCTCTTCAAGTAATCGACCCTGTCAGCGTCATGGAGGCTGCCATTGCTGGTTCCAAAACCTGGAGAGGAAGGTGAGGGAAGAAGATGTCAAACAAGCATAAACAAGATGTATGTTCTGGAAAAACAAAAGCATAAACAAGATGTGTGTTCTGGAAAAACAAAAGCATAAACAAGATGCAGTGATGTCTGCATAGTCATCGAGTGGTATTTCCTATGCTATCTGAATTATTTTTTTTCGAGATTTTTACAGCTGGGTAATAGACTTGCCGGTCTCTTGGATGTAAATGGGAAAGTTCCCATAGGCTTGATTCAGGTACACCACCAGCAGTTGCAATCCCTTGGGATCAACTGGAATAGATGTTGGGGCATGCTGCAGTCTAACGAAAAAGCTGTATCTGTCACAGCTGTGAAAAATATCCAATATAATGCTCATTTAAATAATCGTTGAGAGTGTTTTATCTAATCTCTTGCGTTAGATAAGATGTCCTGATTACACAGCTTCATGTCTAAAACAGCTGAAGTCATCAGCGTCTATGAGAAAACGTTGGTGAGAAACTTTTACCTGACCAATTGGCGGATCTGTTTTTTGAACCTGCTTCAGAAAATAATTTCATTAGATGCAGCAATTAGCTTTTCGATTTCACAAACTTCAAACTTGTACATACGTTCCAGAAGCATCAACGAATTATTTGTCCCGTACTTTATAATATCGAATTTCTGTTTGCCTTCCGTTGAcattacattaaaaaaattcccaTGGATATATCTACAAAATTATGAGCAGTACAACGAGAACCCCTGTATGAACAGAAAAATTGCTTACCTCTGTAGTAATCAGACACGTCCGCTGCGAAGTCACGAACACCTTTTTCTAAAGGACGATCATTCGCATAGAATGAAAAATAGTGGTTTATTCCAATGAAATCTAGAGCACCCCTAACTGCTTCAGATTGGACTTTTGTGAACGATGGAAGGCGAGAACCATCATTCTTCTTCATTACTGTATATGCTAATAACATGTTTTGAGCTGCTATATATGGTTCCACGCTTGAGTTCCCCACTGTACATTTCGTTATTCCAAATGGATCAGAACATCGTCCAGGCGGGATTTGTCCAATATCATAGGACCCAAATGCAGCGATGTTGGCTTCATCTAGAGTGGTCCAGTACGAAACCCTGTCGCCGAACTCCCTGAAGCACACATCTGCATATGCTGTGAAATCCTCCCTGCGTTTCGCAATACCATTGGTGATCAGCAGAAGTTCATTCTAGGGAGATGTCACTAACAGCTAAAGTTACTGTATCTTACACAATTCTGGGGCTCAACCATCCACCGTACTCGTCTTCCAGAACCTGAGGGAGATCCAGCTGGTAAAGCATAACATGGACTTGAACACCTGAAGAACCAAGTAGTTATCAGTTATCACTATTGCTAATGCTCATACATTATGGTCTTGAGATTGATATTTTACCAGAATAATGCTATTTGAAGATTATTTGCAATAGGCGTACCACGCCTCACTATCTCGTCTATAAGATTGTTGTAGTACTCTGGCCCTTTTGGATTGACAACTCCCCTTCCATCTACAACattattttttgaaagaaaaaatgcTTATACTTGGTATAAGACTGGACCAGGAGATGGGGAACCTATAAGCCTCCAGGCCGGTGTCAGTAATGAGCTTGACATCATCCTGAAACATCAGATGGTTTAGATTAACAGAAGCAATAAGTCAGCGCTTTCCTTTCAGAATGCCGAAACATTCAACCTAAAAATTCAGTAGTAATAGTACTCAAGTACAGAAAAAAGGATAACTTTTTTTCTACATATATTTAGAGATCAAAGTTtctttatataatatatatatatatatatagtacatactagttttcctatatatatatatatatatatatatatatatatatatatcggaCAAAAGGTTAGTTGTGTTAAGCATAGTATCAAATCATCACCTTAAGTCACACCCTCACAGACAGAGAAAAGTAAGCATAGTAACAAATCATCACCTCAAGTCACACCCTCACATACAGAGAAAAGTACAGGGAGATCATGCTCTGAGTGTCTATTCCAGCAGAAAAGGCTCCATAGTGGAGAATTGTCTAGAATGTTTGTGAAAAGGATTTGTCTAGAATTGACGGCTCCATTCTCACCTTGTACTTGAGGTACCCGTCGGCGGCGACATCACCGTTGCTTTTGTCCGGCATTCTCCCTGTCATCACAGAGGAAAACATGGCCAGTAATATAAGGCAGCATGGTAAACTTGAACCACTGCAACAAACAAGAATCATTGGTACTAGTGTCCAGTTCTGCTTTCTTCAGTCGCAGAAAGCTGGCGGCTGACGAGTGAAGCAACCTGCGTGCGTGAAGGTGTCCCAGATGCTCGGGCTCCTGCCATCCTCAGCAACAGCACCCTCATACTGCAGGAAGAATCATTTCAAAAAAGGTAAATCAAGTGTCAAGCTAATCAATCAACCCATGAGTCGCCGCGACACCAAGGTAATTAACTAGAGAGCACGCAAGAAAACCTCAGTCCAAGGTAGTATTCACTAGGGCATCACCTGATACGCCGAGGTAGCAGCTCCGAAGACGAAACCTTGGGGTGAAGTCGCTCCTCGTGAAGCCAAGAACGGGAGCCGCTCCCTCGGCGTAGAGGAGAAGCAGGAGGGAGAAGGCGGCAATGGCGGCAGccatttttaataatattaatttaatgaaaaaacgaaaaaaataatatgtattttggaaAAATTACGGAAATAGTACtgaaaatacatattatttttgtaattttccatTACATTAGTATTACTTAAAAAAACTTCCACACCACGTTGCAACGATGGCATTTGCGACGAAGGTACGCACGATGATTTCCTGAAATTCAGTGTGGGAGGGAACTAGGTGGCGACTCTGGTCTCCTGGCCCTGACTCTGTATGAGATTTTGCTCCCGCTCTCCTCTTATTTTGGGGCTTCTGGCTTGGTTCCTATTCTTATTCTTTTCTTAGGGTCATATTTAGCATAGTTCGAGATTTAGATTctctatagaaaaaaaaaacatagcacCCAAATATTGTATTTTGGGACTATGTGTCTAAAACGGCAAGTATTTACAATTGAAGAGAGTAGTTACATGAATGTTTTCCATTTATATGAATTGTTGGTAGTTATATGTGCATCAACATGCTAAGTTCGGATGCTCAACAGACATGAATGCATAATGATGCCACAAAATAGACCGCCCTATCTATCCTACGTGGCAAGAAAGATATGTTCTTCTTTTTTAAAGATATCTAAATGAGTCGTGTAACATGGATCAGTCCGAGGCACGATATTATTGACACAGCTCAAGTACGACACGACGGCTAAtgggtcgggccggcacggaACAACGACTTGAGTCATGCCGGGGTTGGAGCCGCGAcacgacgggccggcacagCACGACCTGtttaactgttcatatttttgtagtattttatataatttatttagatctaataccatataGGATATGTGGTGCAATGGTAGTGTGTTTGACTCTCAAGTAGAAGGTCGGGGTGTAATTCCgagtgaaagcaagtttttgtgatttttttcaattttctgcAGATTGACGGGCTGACGGGCCAAAAAAAATCATCGGGCCTACCGTGTCACGGGCCAGCATGGCACAACCCGATTTTAAATAGGCTGTGCCTGGGCTGAAGTCGCAGCACGTGGGCTAGCACGACACGacccgtttagctaacgggTCTAAATGGACCGTACCTAAACGGATCGTACCTCAATGGGCTCGTGCCGTGCCGTACCGTGCCGGACTGTCCGTTTGGCCATCTATGCTTCTTCTTAACACCTGTAAGCATTGCATAAAAGGATAGCTGACAGTTGACGTGTACAGGTTGGCACATCAAAACGAAATCGCTGAATTCATAGGTATTGAGGTCATGACGACTTCAATCCCCAGCGAGCCATAGGATTCCGTATGGATGGATAAGATTTTGATGCtacaataaaatatatagtgTGTAAATACTATTCAATTTTAAAGGACTATAGTAACTTTCACGTATAAATGTTATAAGGGAAATAGATAAAGAAAGATCATATTCTTTAAGCGcctaaatttgattttttttttcttcaaatgacGGCTATGATCTGGCTTATAGCCGTCTTTAACCTCTCGCCTGTGTCTGTCTCGTCCCATCTCTAACTGTCTTCGATAGCGTTCTCGTCGTCAGATCCACATCCACCACCCTCGCCACACTAACCTAACAGATTTGTGCTCCCTCACCCCATCTTGTCCACCGGCCATCCTTCGCTGTCTACGGTTAATGGACCCTACTACCTTACTGCCCTATTTTCACGCTTGTATCCTCTGTCGAACCGGCCTATCTCATCTGGAGCTTTCTGTGAAATTAACGACAAAGGAACCCTAAAATTAATCCTTCACCGGAAACTCTCGCCGGCGCGTGTAGGAAGCGTGATAGACAAATGGTGCATTAGACCGTTAGCTGATGGAATGGTACTTTACTTGCTTTGGTTTCTTTCAGGAAATCAATTTGGCGTCACGACGCCGTCAAAACCTTTTcccaagttaaaaaaaaactcccgaACCCGGCGGCTTCGAGCCACTAATCCCCAAAGCCTTTTTTCTCGCTTCGCCTTCCCTTCTTCCATCCCCCCTCTATCGAAggagctcgccgtcgccgccattcgcattcgcctcctcctcccgtccgctaaaccctagccgccgACCCCTCCAATCCCCCCATCAGCGCCCGAATCGCGGTCCCAATCGAGCTAGGGCTCGCCAATTTTGGACCGAGCCCGTTGAAATTTTGGTCGGCTTATTGGGTGAATCCTTCGACTTTTTTTTGAGGGGATTTATTGCTTTCTCCGGTGGGGAATGGGGAGccggagggaggaggagaggaacgAGAAGATTATCCGCGGCCTCATGAAGCTGCCGCCCAACCGCAAGTGCATCAATTGCAACAGTGTGGTAACCTCTGTCGCCTGTTGGCTTCATTACTAAGCTGATTGGTGCATCTGTTCTGTTTTGATTCGTGGATCGTTGAATGGGATGTCGTTGAATTGGACTGTTGAATGGAATGCTCGGCAGTTAGCTCAGATTTGCGAAGATTAATATAGTTTGTTATGAACTTTGGTTCGTCGGTCCATTTGTTCAAGGTGCAGCTGTTGGTTAAATGATGTTAATGGTTGCTCCTTTGTTTTTTCGGTTTTTGATCATAATGAATTCGTTGTTATTACTTTTGATCATTAGTGTTTTGATCTATAGGGAAGGGACGTGGTCCGTAGGTTACTTTGGATTGAGAAACTCTTAAATGTTGCTGCCATTTTGTAATAAACGATTGCTGGATTGGTCTGTTGATACTTAGTTTTTCATTTATTTAGAGCTCCTTACTGATGTCATTACTTTTATCTATTGCTGCTGTTTGTATTTGTTGATGAAGTTGTTTAGTTGACTGAATAGCTgaaattttagtattttttaagTGCAATTTTTGTCACCAAGTGCAATTTCTTCCATTGATTAAATGTTATTGAACCCTACCTTTGCTGTGCTGCATTAAATATAATCGGTGCCACATTTTGTTTCAGTTACCTGTCCAAGTGATGTTAGATATCATTCTCgaatcacacaagtgccttttgttttgtttcagGGGCCACAATATGTATGTACCAATTTCTGGACCTTCGTATGCCTGTCATGCAGTGGAATTCAGTGAGTATTTTGTCTCCTGCTGTTTTTCAGCTGCTTTccttcttccctttttttttatcttgcaaTTCGCCTATTAGTTATATTCAGTATTAACTTTTGCAAGAAAATGTGTGATTTGGTATTTGATGCTTCAAACAAGGCATATCATAAGACTgtgcctgagaagaaaaaaatgaaatggtaTTTTCTGTTCCCCAGACATCGACACATAGCTGAAAATCTTCATCTAAGGTTTATCACATTATGTTCTAGCTAATCTTACTCCTAATGGAATTTTCTGTCTTGTCATTATAGAACTCTACTCTTTGGATATTTTGCTTGCACATACAATCAGTTTTCCCTTGGAGAAACAGATAACCGTTTTTGTTAGCTATGCTTGATTACTGTGCTTTTAATCCTGTTGTCTTTTCTTGATATTACATTTTTAACTTCTTGTGGTGTGATATGCAGCCGTGAGTTTACTCACCGTGTTAAGTCGGTGTCAATGTCCAAATTTACTACCCAGGAAGTGCGGGCTCTTGAACAGGGTGGTAACCAGGTAAAAAAGCACTCACAGCTGTTATATCTTGTTACCTCTAGAGCACCCTGTTCAGCTTTTATGACTTAGAATTGAGGTTGTGGCTGCAGAGAGCACGTGACATCTACCTAAAGGACTGGGACTGGCAGCGAATGAGGTTGCCTGTCAATACGTGAGTTTCGTTTCATTCTCGAGTTTTTATGGGTACTTCTGTCTTATGTTCTCTGCAGAATGTTATATTTCTTATTGCCTCTGTGTTTTTGCTTCAGCAATCCAGATAGGATAAGGGAATTTATCAGGGCTGTTTATGTGGATAAGAAGTATGCTGGTGGGTCATCTAATAAACCAGCCACAGATAGCGAGGTAATGAGCTGATGTGTCTTGTGAGTACTATTGTATTGTCCTTTGTCAAAGTCTAGTGAGCACTGGTATGGATATATAAGTAATTGTATTGTCTTTGTCTAACCTATGAACTCCGCTAAAGCTTAGCATACATTCTGCACACTTTTTCAGTTTCTCCACACATATGTTTTAACTGTagtttccaattttttttttgggaagaGTGTGAAGAGCAATGACAATGACATGAGAAGACCTAGCTCCTATCATTCATACTCCCAAAGCCCACCTTACGATTTTCAGTACGAAGATAGACGATATGGTAAGCAAGTTGACACGCTTGCTCGAAGGCCTTCAGATAGGGCACTCTTCGATGGGAAGCTCGGCAACTTACTATTCAGTCCAGGTCGTTTGCGAGATCAGATAAATGAAGACCGATTTGCTAATGAGAGTTCGGGATCAAGGTTTTCTGACTTTTCAGCCTCAAGCACTGCTGACTTTAGAAATGATGTGCTTTCTCCTAGCTCTCAGGAGACAGGGTACAGCAGTCCTTCTGTTCACCATTCAAGAAATGTCTCTGCTGAAAATCCTCAATCCCAGAAATATCCTAGTGCAGCATCACAAATAGATTTCAATGGAGTTCGACGTTCACAGGTTTTTGATACTTCTGTTCACATCTCCCCTTTCCAGTAAATGCCCATTTGACGTAGAAAACTCTTCCAAGTTGGATTAGATATAAAATATGCCTTCTTTCCATGTGCAGCGAACAGCTTCTTCTGGAAGTTTTGGGTCATTTGATGGTATCTCAGTGTCTAACAAATCAATTGAATCAGGTTACCCGCCTGATGCACCTACAGAAAAGCCAGTGCATCCTGCTGTAAATCATAAGACTGTGGCTTCTCCTGTGGCTCATTCAACACTATCATCCGCCTTGCCGCCCAACAAGAGCAGTATTAACTCATCAGATCACAATTTGATTTCTCAGAAACCTGCTGATTTAGGCGGCCAAACTGCTCCCGCCATGGAACCTGTACAACATGGTGGGGTTCACATTGAAGCCGTGGTGCCGTCACCTGTTCCAGCACAACCAACGACTTTCACAACTCTTGACCTCTTTGATCAATCTACTGTGCAACAGCCTGTCACTTCTGCTGCACCGATAGATCTGTTTGCTGGTTTTAATGAACACTCATCAGTTTCTCATAAAACAGTTGATTTAAGCAGTCATTCTGATGTTGCCAAAGAACCTGCCCATAACTTTGCTGTTCAGAAGGCCGTGGCACCATCGTTTGTTCCAGAAGAAGCACTCACCACATCTCATCCTGTCCACCAAGACCTATTCAGTCTGTCAATTTTGCAGGAACCGCCAACTTCGTCACCCCCTGAGCCAAAGCCAATATATCTGTTTGCTGGCTTTGACCAACAGCAGCCACATATGTCTAGTGTTCAGCAAATTCCATCAGCAGCTCCACTGCCTGCTAATGAAGGGTGGGCTTTCTTTGACGCACAACATGGATCTTTGATGCCTGTTTCAAATGTGCAAGCTCAGTTGCCTGCTGCATTCCCTCCAACTGATGGTATTGCTAAAGGAATTGTTCAATCAACATTGCCAACTTCACCACCAAATGCCATTGGGTCACAAAGTTCTCCAGCTATGATGGATAACTGGAGTTTAAATGCTGAAGAAGTGAAGATCTCTGTCCCCAAAGAAAATTCTCAGGTAATTTACCATTTTGACATATGAGGCTGTTAGTGTTTTGTTATAGCTTTACATGTTTAGTTAGTTTTTCCTGGTTGTTTATAGTCTTGGAACGCCTTTGGTGAATCTACTCAGAGAGCATCAAATGATTTGTTCACATTTAACACTATTTCTCAAGTGGCTCCTCATCAATTCACAACACCCGGTGCTCCACATGTTGGATCCAGAACTCCACAGGTATatagatttttcttttaaatGACTCAAAAGAGTATATTTCTCAAAGAAGGCTAGGCTGAAATTTTGAATCATTCTTTAGGATTTGGCTAGGGGTGAGCCTGAAAGGTCAACTCCTGGGGATATGTTTTCTGGCTTCAATGTTTCACCTGGTGACATGGCTGGGCCGTCCTTTCCTGCAGCACTTCAACCCCATTTGGTATGTTTTAGTCAGAATTTAAAATTCTTTCCTATGCTACCTTCCTTACTTGTTTGACATTAATTTGATTTTGATTGAGAGCAAACATGCATGGACATAATCAACCATTTGTTTGACATATAATGTGTTTTTTTGGTTCGTTGAGGTCTATTCGACGTAATATTATCTAGcttatcataaaaaataggGAAACAATTTATTAATATGATTGCGAGTTTTGACTATTTATTCTGAGGCATCCACAATGATGCACCACCCTTATGTGCTTCTGCGTATTCTTGTATCTTATTACCATCTTCATTCATCTACAGTAACTACTTTCATATCTTTGTACAATATATTTTTGTAGGAAAGAATGGTGATGCTGTTTTGCTTTATGTGC includes:
- the LOC133922984 gene encoding vacuolar protein sorting-associated protein 36-like: MVYPNKELELQWISSQKTKRSFSATKKKKKINRGTRPEITSTMSAPAADWLPSAAVTASGRPVLSAGEVERNLLPLVDLEPEENPRLEPLRGCLLALTSHRLFFLHEPSRSARALPLASVVHAYPPHRRHSHNPLRSLFSSSSSSSSSHHHRIRLQISLPPARSEVVAIVVTCKTDVDVFFGRLLEAIRARAWEVAPAAAPASGAPVAEGAAPAEEDIAIRMPVVGVSGILRMEQEAWESAGQNLQDAFQDLNALMSKAKEMMQLAEKMRLKLLTNSSTQSNSNDEEMGSKQDMQDWLLSVGIVSPVTKETAGALYHQQLSLQLADFVRIPLEKAGGMIALVDVYCLFNRARGTELISPEDLLQACSLWEKVDVPVMLRKFDSGVKVIQTKTHSDEEVFARISSLAQKPDALQKGVSPSDAAFTLGIAPALAKEHLLNAENKGLLCRDVSPDGIRFFINLFNEIDPKNIYSQKSHGLYHAWISVAMASQ